The DNA segment TGATTGGAACCAACCACGATGTTGATCAGACCCTTCAAGATAAAGGTCGATCTCTGCGCCCGCGTATTCTTTACGTGCATCAACCACAGAGAAGTGCGTTGAGCCCGAATCGAACCATACATCGACGGTATCAGGTGCTTTGGTATAGTTAACAGCGTCATCACCGAGGAGATCGGCCGGATCAAGGTCCCACCACGCTTGAATGCCTTTCTGCTCAACTAACTTAGCAATATCTTCCATTAGCTCAGCTGAACGTGGATGCGGTTCTTGTGTTTCGTTATGCACGAATAAAGAAATTGGTACACCCCACGTACGCTGACGAGAAATACACCAGTCAGGGCGGTTAGTTACCATGCTTTCGATACGTTCTTTACCCCAAGAAGGTACCCATTTCACATTTTTAATTTCGCCCATGGCCGCCTTACGCAGACCATTTTGTTCCATGCTGATGAACCATTGTGGTGTAGCACGGAAAATGATTGGCGTTTTATGGCGCCAGCAATGTGGATAGCTGTGTTTAATTATTTGGTGGTTTAGTAACGCACCTTTTTCGGTAAGTACTTCAATCACATTATCATTGGCTTTAAATACGTGTTGACCCGCAAATAACGGCGTATCTTCAAGGTAAACACCGTTGTTACCAACAGGGTTGGCAATTTCGAGATTGTAACGTAGACCAGCCACGTAATCTTCTTGACCGTGGCCAGGTGCAGTATGAACAACACCAGTACCCGCGTCAGTCGTTACGTGGTCTGCTAAAATAGCCGGTACGTCGAAATCATAGAACGGGTGGTTAAAGCGTAAGTTTTCTAGCGCCGCACCAGTACAAGTACCCAGCGTAGTGAAGCTTTCAGGTGCGAACACCGCCATGCAAGACTCAACTAAGTCCGTTGCTAGAATTAACTGTTGTGAACCCGATTCAGTGACCATGTTAACTAACGAGTATTCAACTTTTTCTGCTAATGCAACCGCGCGGTTAGCAGGTAATGTCCAAGGTGTTGTGGTCCAGATAACAGTTGATACTAAGCCTTCAACATTACTACCAAATACCGCTTTCACTGCTGCTTGATCTTGCGCGGTGAAACGAACATAGATAGCCGGTGATTTTTTATCTTCGTATTCAACTTCAGCTTCTGCCAATGCAGAACCACAGTCTGTACACCAATGAACAGGTTTAGAACCTTTTTGTAAGTGACCATTGGCAACGACTTTACTTAAAGCACGAATGATGTTTGCTTCAGTGTTGAAATCCATTGTGAGGTACGGATTCTGCCAATCGGCTAATACACCAAGACGGATAAAGTCTTGACGTTGACCGTTAACTTGTTTAGTCGCATATTTACGACATTCTTCGCGGAACTGTGCAGCCGTTACTTTACGACCAGGTTTGCCCACTTTCTTTTCTACCATTAATTCGATAGGCAGGCCGTGACAATCCCAACCAGGGATATAAGGTGCATCAAATCCAGACAAGCCTTTGGCTTTAATAATAACGTCTTTCAGGATCTTATTGACTGAGTGACCAATGTGAATGCTGCCATTCGCATAAGGAGGTCCATCGTGCAAAATAAAGGTTTTTTTACCTTTCTTAGCAGCACGGATTTTTCCGTATAAATCATCAGTAGTCCACTGCTTCAACATATTTGGTTCGCGGTTTGCTAAGTTAGCGCGCATTGCGAAGCCAGTTTTTGGCAGGTTCAGCGTTTTTTTATATTCGCTCATGTATCCTAATTCCGTTATTGGTATTATTAAAAATTAAACTGACAAGCCAAAAAAGGTTTTGGCTGCAATGACATCTCGTTCTATTTGCTGGCGAAGTACATCAAACGATGCAAATTTCTGTTCGCCGCGTAATCTTTTCTTCAGGACAACCTCGAGCTGTTTGCCGTAAAGGTCGCCATCAAAATTAAATAAATTAACTTCCAATTGGGTACGTACGCCGCCAACTGTAGGACGTTTGCCAATGTTGGCAACGCCCTGTATGGCATCATCATTGATACCTAACACTTCAACTACATAGACGCCATTAATAGGGTCTACGCAGCGTTTTAATGGGATATTAGCGGTCGGAAAACCGATAGTACGCCCTAATTTAGTACCGTGAGCTACCTTACCAAAAATACTGAATGGTCGGCCCAATAGTTCGGCGGCTAAATCAAGGTTGTCGTGTGCTAATGCGTCGCGGATCATGGTACTGCTCACACGCGTTTGAGCAATGCTAAAGGTATCCATGCTCACCACGTCAAAACCATACTTGGCACCAGCAGCTTGCAACATAGCAAAGTCACCCGTACGCTTATGGCCAAAACGGAAATCATCACCCACGACTAAATACTTAATGCCTAATTTATTCACTAACAACTGGGTAATAAATTCATCCGCAGACAATGCCGCAAATTTACGATTAAAATTAACACACAATAGCTGATCAATATGTTGATCTTTTAATGCGGCATATTTATCACGTAAGCGTGTTAATCGCGCAGGTGCTTTATCGCCAATGATCATCTCTAGTGGCTGCGGTTCAAATGTCATCACCGTTGCTGGCAAATTCAATTGCTGCGCTTTTTCGATTAACTGTCGTAATACTGATTGGTGCCCGAGATGAACGCCATCAAAGTTACCGATAGTTAAAACACACCCTTGATGATGTGGCTTCAAATTGTGAATGCCTCGAATCAGCTCCATGTCTTTGCCAACTATTCCACTAAAATGATAAATTATAACTTAGTCAACGCACAGGGTCAGCAACAATTTGTACTCAGTCAGTAATTTTAAAATGTCGCGGGCGTAAACCAAGTACCAATAAAGCCATAAAATAGCTTATTACAGCCAATCCAATGAGCCCTAGCAGGCATAAACTACTGTCTAACAGACCCCAGTCATACCATTGCTGCATGTCGGGTTTAATATACTGCACTAAGCCAGCCATTAAGCCCGCAGACAAGAACAACTTGGCGATCACCTTGCCGGTAGCGGTATTGACCTGGTACACACCTTGTTTGTGTAACCCCCAATATAACAACCCCGCATTTAAAGTCGCAGAGCCCGCCGTCGCCAGTGCTAAACCAACATAACCAAATGGGATCGCTAAGATGATATTAAAGCCCATATTACTGATCATCGCAATAATGCCAAACTTAACCGGTGTGCGGGTATCTTGGCGCGCGTAATAACCCGGGGCAAGTACCTTAATCAACATAAAACTGAGTAAACCCGAGCCATAAGCCATCAAACTCATCGAGGCCATGGATACATCATTAGCACTAAACTCACCACGCATAAACAACACTTTAAGCATGGGACTAGCCAGTACTATCATGCCCATCATCGCCGGAGTACCTAACAATAGAACCACTCTTACGCCCCAATCCATGGTTTGCTTAAACTGGTGATCAGAATGTTCAGAATGCGTTCGAGACAGTGCGGGTAAAATAACGGTCGCGATGGCAATACCGAACAAACCAAGCGGAAATTCCAGTAACCGATCCGAGTAATATAGCCAACTAATCGAACCCGTCATTAAAAATGAGGCAATAAAGGTATCAAACAATAAATTGATTTGGCTTACTGATACCCCAAACATCGCCGGTATCATGAGTTTACGGATTTTAGTCACGCCAGGATCACGCCAGCCCCAACGTGGCTTCACTAACATCTTCTGTTTTGCTAAAAACGGGATTTGAAATAAAAACTGCATTGCACCACCGATGAATACCCCGATAGCGAGCCCTATTTCAGGCTGTTCTAGCTTAGGTGCGATGAACAATGCCGCACCAATAATGGCAATATTTAAAAACACAGGGGTAAAGGCAGCAACAGCAAATTTACCCAAAGTGTTTAAAATTGCACCAGATAATGCGGTAAAAGTAATAAACCACAAATAAGGAAAAGTGATTTTCAGCATAAATGAGGCAAGTTCAAACTTGTGAGCATCGGGTCCATCATTAAGCCAATCAACAAACCAACCAGCACCAAAGAGAATGGTAATTAATGGCGAACCTATTACCCCAAAAAAAGTAACAATGGTCACTAAAACACCCAAGGTACCCGACACGGACGCAATAAGGTCCCGCACCTTTTGTTTATCACCAGTCTGTTGATATTCGGTCAGAACGGGCACGAAAGCCTGTGCAAATGCACCTTCAGCGAAAAGCCGACGTAAAAAATTAGGGATCTTATTGGCGAAGAAGAAAACATCGGCAGCGGCACCTGCGCCCATTAAATTTGCAACAATAACATCTCGAACTAACCCTAAAATACGTGAGATCATGGTCATTGAACTGACGATAAGGCCAGATTTTATTAATTTATTACTCAAGAAATACCTTTTATGTCAATCAAGCCCTGTTCGTGGGGCACATTTACTGCTAAAATACGTCCCACATCTTAACTGTCATTGCAGTTAGTTGCCAATATTTTGCCTGTTATTTACACAAAAATATTGACAAATTTCGTTAGGCAAGGCATATTCCTCGCCTTTATAAAATTAACGTCTTTAGACATTTAGGAGTAGGACCTTGGCTAATATCAAGTCTGCTAAAAAACGCGCAATCCAATCTGAAAAACGTCGTAAGCACAACACTTCACGTCGTTCTATGATGCGTACACTAACTAAGAAAATTATCGTAGCTATCGCTGCTGGTAACAAAGAAGAAGCGACTGCTGCATTTATTACTGCACAACCGATTCTTGATCGTATGGCTTGTAAAGGCCTGATCCACGCAAACAAAGCTGCTCGTATTAAGAGCCGTCTTTCTGCTAAGATCAAAGCACTTTAATTATTGCTTTAATACGATAATGAAAAACCAGCTTCGGCTGGTTTTTTTATATCTAAAAAATAACATGTCGTATTAACCTGATATATTTTTTCCTATCCAGGCGATTCCTCTTCAATGTCTATCTTTTTTTCAGTGGTGGTCGCGCAAGCAAGTAAATAATAACCAAATACCGCTGCCAACGTCGAACCCAGCAATATCCCTAAACGCGCCAGATCCGCCATCACAGGGTCAGTAAACGCTAATGATGTAATGAACATCGACATCGTAAAACCAATACCGCACAACACGGATACTGCGAAAACCTGTTTCAGATTAACGCCCTCCGGTAACGTCGAAATTTTAAACCTCACCGCGAACCAACTGATACTAAAAATACCCAAAGGTTTACCAATGAAGAGTCCCAGCGCCACACCTATAGGCAGTACCGAAGCCATATCCGAGAATTGAATATTAGTTAACGATACAGAGGAATAGCAAAACCAATCACCACACCAGTGCGGGGACGAGCATACCGCCATCAGACCATCATTAATCCAATGACTGAATGATTTATTGATATCAATATCGGCCACTCGTATTTGGATCTCAGTGTGTAAGAATTGCGTTAAAGATTTATACAAATCGCCTCCTTGCTTGTTATTGGGCGTTTACATTGAAAAAATAATCAAAAGCATCAATCACATAGATCTAGTATAGAAAATTCACAAAGATTTAACCTTTAAATTTTTCAATTTCGCTATATTGGTATGCATTCATTATTTTTCCAATCCTATTTAGGTAATTATTAATGCCCTTAACAATCCAACAACAGCCATCGTTACCCGAACTCGACCAGTTAGAAACGCTGATAGCACTAGGGGGGAAACACCTGCATAGTCAAGTGTTAACCCATGTATCAACTAACAACGCCAGCTACCCTGTGTATTCCGTGAGTATGGGCTCACAAGCGCCCAATGCACCGGTGATCGCCTTTATTGGTGGTATCCATGGTGTTGAACGTATTGGAACACAAGTAATCTTAGCGTTGTTTGAGAGCCTCATTAGGCGATTGAAGTGGGACCAATCACTGCACCAAGAACTCCGTCACGTAAAGCTGCTATTCTTGCCACTGATGAACCCGATTGGGATGCTTAATAATAGTCGCGCCAATGGGAATGGCGTCGATTTAATGCGTAACGCACCGATAGATGCTGTGGGGAGTGTACCTTGGCTGGTTGGCGGTCAACGCATTAGTAATATGCTGCCTTGGTATCGCGGTAAAAAAGGCCAAGCCATGCAACCCGAATCGCGGGTATTGGTGGAACATATCAGGCAACAATTATTAACGGCCCCCTTTAGCATTGCGTTAGATTTTCATTCCGGTTTTGGTTTTAATAACCAGATCTGGTTCCCTTACGCCAAATCAAAACAGCCGATTCCGCACCTTGCAGAAATATTTAAACTGCGAAAAATGCTGATTGAAACCTACCCACACCAAGATTATGTATTTGAGCCGCAAGCACGTAATTACATGACCCATGGCGATCTGTGGGACTACTTATACGACCAATCGCTGACACTCAACACCACCTTTTTACCACTCACATTAGAAATGGGATCATGGACGTGGATCAAAAAAAACCCACTGCAAATATTTCAATCCACGGGTATTTTCCACCCCATTCAACCGCACCGTATTAAGCGGGTATTACGACAGCACCATGTACTGATGGAGTTTTTAATCAAGGTAACTGGCTCTTATACGCACTGGCTCCCACAACTAAACAAGGAAAGTAACCATGCCGATGCAACATCGCTCTGGTATACCGAATAGTTTGATAACGTCATCAACGGATAACAAAACAACACCGACTTGGTTATTAATACGGGGGTTATGCCGTCAACAGCTGCACTGGGAAGACTTTCCCGTTAAACTCGCACAACGACTTAATTGCCAAGTTTTTTGTGGCGACATTGCGGGTACAGGCACTACATGGGCACAATTTACGCCAACCTCGATCACCGATATAACCCTGCAACTCAGGCAAACATTTAGACTGCAGAACCCAGATATCAACTACCCGATTCACCTACTCGGCATTTCAATGGGTGGCATGATAGCAACCGAATGGGCTGCCCTTTTTCCCCATGAAATTGATGGCATGGTGTTTATTAATACTAGTTTTAAACAATTCAGCCCGCTCTATCAGCGCTTAAAGCCCAATAACATCACGACGCTGATACGCATACTCTGCAGCCATTCGTTACAGCAAGAACAACTCATTTTAAACATGACCAGTCACACCCAACACCATAACCAAGCATTAATTCAACGTTGGTGTGATTACGCAGAGCAACAACCGGTAAGTCGTCAAAACGCCTTGCGCCAACTGTATGCTGCAAGTCGTTAT comes from the Moritella yayanosii genome and includes:
- a CDS encoding Na+/H+ antiporter NhaA, with product MYKSLTQFLHTEIQIRVADIDINKSFSHWINDGLMAVCSSPHWCGDWFCYSSVSLTNIQFSDMASVLPIGVALGLFIGKPLGIFSISWFAVRFKISTLPEGVNLKQVFAVSVLCGIGFTMSMFITSLAFTDPVMADLARLGILLGSTLAAVFGYYLLACATTTEKKIDIEEESPG
- the rpsT gene encoding 30S ribosomal protein S20, translated to MANIKSAKKRAIQSEKRRKHNTSRRSMMRTLTKKIIVAIAAGNKEEATAAFITAQPILDRMACKGLIHANKAARIKSRLSAKIKAL
- a CDS encoding alpha/beta fold hydrolase encodes the protein MPMQHRSGIPNSLITSSTDNKTTPTWLLIRGLCRQQLHWEDFPVKLAQRLNCQVFCGDIAGTGTTWAQFTPTSITDITLQLRQTFRLQNPDINYPIHLLGISMGGMIATEWAALFPHEIDGMVFINTSFKQFSPLYQRLKPNNITTLIRILCSHSLQQEQLILNMTSHTQHHNQALIQRWCDYAEQQPVSRQNALRQLYAASRYSPPSTAPIEHILLLASTHDQLVDVRCSTAIATQWHCPIHYHPTAGHDLPLDDSQWICDKIWHWLTHRIPNRHSIAI
- the ileS gene encoding isoleucine--tRNA ligase → MSEYKKTLNLPKTGFAMRANLANREPNMLKQWTTDDLYGKIRAAKKGKKTFILHDGPPYANGSIHIGHSVNKILKDVIIKAKGLSGFDAPYIPGWDCHGLPIELMVEKKVGKPGRKVTAAQFREECRKYATKQVNGQRQDFIRLGVLADWQNPYLTMDFNTEANIIRALSKVVANGHLQKGSKPVHWCTDCGSALAEAEVEYEDKKSPAIYVRFTAQDQAAVKAVFGSNVEGLVSTVIWTTTPWTLPANRAVALAEKVEYSLVNMVTESGSQQLILATDLVESCMAVFAPESFTTLGTCTGAALENLRFNHPFYDFDVPAILADHVTTDAGTGVVHTAPGHGQEDYVAGLRYNLEIANPVGNNGVYLEDTPLFAGQHVFKANDNVIEVLTEKGALLNHQIIKHSYPHCWRHKTPIIFRATPQWFISMEQNGLRKAAMGEIKNVKWVPSWGKERIESMVTNRPDWCISRQRTWGVPISLFVHNETQEPHPRSAELMEDIAKLVEQKGIQAWWDLDPADLLGDDAVNYTKAPDTVDVWFDSGSTHFSVVDARKEYAGAEIDLYLEGSDQHRGWFQSSLMISTAIHGKAPYKEVLTHGFVVDAKGRKMSKSIGNVMAPQDVMNRLGGDVLRWWVASTDYTGEMTVSDEILDRSADAYRRIRNTARFLLSNLDGFNPETDLVATADMVALDRWAVGRAHALQTEILADYESYQMQNVTQKLMTFCSIDLGSFYLDIIKDRQYTAKSDGVARRSCQTAMFHILEAMVRWTAPILSFTSFEIWNAMPGERAEYVFTEEWYTGLAPLADDAELNNAYWTKLQAVRSEVNKTVELARSNAVVGGSLQADVTLYANAELAADLDKLGDELRFVLLTSNTTVVAVTEAPAGVEASAIDGLWISIAKSDAEKCERCWHHNETVGQSEAHPTICARCEDNIEGEGEKRQFA
- a CDS encoding M14 family zinc carboxypeptidase; translated protein: MPLTIQQQPSLPELDQLETLIALGGKHLHSQVLTHVSTNNASYPVYSVSMGSQAPNAPVIAFIGGIHGVERIGTQVILALFESLIRRLKWDQSLHQELRHVKLLFLPLMNPIGMLNNSRANGNGVDLMRNAPIDAVGSVPWLVGGQRISNMLPWYRGKKGQAMQPESRVLVEHIRQQLLTAPFSIALDFHSGFGFNNQIWFPYAKSKQPIPHLAEIFKLRKMLIETYPHQDYVFEPQARNYMTHGDLWDYLYDQSLTLNTTFLPLTLEMGSWTWIKKNPLQIFQSTGIFHPIQPHRIKRVLRQHHVLMEFLIKVTGSYTHWLPQLNKESNHADATSLWYTE
- the ribF gene encoding bifunctional riboflavin kinase/FAD synthetase; the encoded protein is MELIRGIHNLKPHHQGCVLTIGNFDGVHLGHQSVLRQLIEKAQQLNLPATVMTFEPQPLEMIIGDKAPARLTRLRDKYAALKDQHIDQLLCVNFNRKFAALSADEFITQLLVNKLGIKYLVVGDDFRFGHKRTGDFAMLQAAGAKYGFDVVSMDTFSIAQTRVSSTMIRDALAHDNLDLAAELLGRPFSIFGKVAHGTKLGRTIGFPTANIPLKRCVDPINGVYVVEVLGINDDAIQGVANIGKRPTVGGVRTQLEVNLFNFDGDLYGKQLEVVLKKRLRGEQKFASFDVLRQQIERDVIAAKTFFGLSV
- the murJ gene encoding murein biosynthesis integral membrane protein MurJ gives rise to the protein MSNKLIKSGLIVSSMTMISRILGLVRDVIVANLMGAGAAADVFFFANKIPNFLRRLFAEGAFAQAFVPVLTEYQQTGDKQKVRDLIASVSGTLGVLVTIVTFFGVIGSPLITILFGAGWFVDWLNDGPDAHKFELASFMLKITFPYLWFITFTALSGAILNTLGKFAVAAFTPVFLNIAIIGAALFIAPKLEQPEIGLAIGVFIGGAMQFLFQIPFLAKQKMLVKPRWGWRDPGVTKIRKLMIPAMFGVSVSQINLLFDTFIASFLMTGSISWLYYSDRLLEFPLGLFGIAIATVILPALSRTHSEHSDHQFKQTMDWGVRVVLLLGTPAMMGMIVLASPMLKVLFMRGEFSANDVSMASMSLMAYGSGLLSFMLIKVLAPGYYARQDTRTPVKFGIIAMISNMGFNIILAIPFGYVGLALATAGSATLNAGLLYWGLHKQGVYQVNTATGKVIAKLFLSAGLMAGLVQYIKPDMQQWYDWGLLDSSLCLLGLIGLAVISYFMALLVLGLRPRHFKITD